A genome region from Megalobrama amblycephala isolate DHTTF-2021 linkage group LG16, ASM1881202v1, whole genome shotgun sequence includes the following:
- the LOC125248271 gene encoding NACHT, LRR and PYD domains-containing protein 12-like — MDDTQTSRDEDFSPGCSSVHQKSEPEPSCVSMRSDGSMGLPLEFSLVHHKKSEPESSSVSVRSDGSMGLPLEFRSTLPPRSAVTKLICKKNDHMNQLQDFNESSHEVLNTFRSNLMKKFECLYEGTAQQGNPTLLNEIYTELYITESESGEISNEHEMRQIETQSRRAATEDTPIQCNDIFRPLPGQDKPIRTVLTKGVAGIGKTVSVQKFILDWAEGKENQDVQLIFPLPFREINLMKDKTLSLSDLLHVFFPETEEMEIFSDRYKMLFIFDGLDECRLPLHFKRNETLRNSDKKKSVDVLLMNLIVGNLLPSALIWITSRPAAADLVPSECVHRVTEVRGFNEPQKEEYFRKRISDQSLASKIISHLKSSRSLDIMCHIPVFCWISAAVLEKMLSEAESGEIPKTLTQMYTHFLILQTNIKHEKDYEKKVTDKDMILKLGKLAFQQLVKGNVIFYEEDLRECGIDVTEASVYSGLCTQIFREEFGWYQGKVFCFVHLSVQEHLSALYVHLSCTNNNRNVFDQINKHSLRSKVKDRFQHNSSEHVSLSELHQRAVNEALWSKNGHLDLFLRFLLGLSVKSHQILLQGLMKQTRIRSDRNREKTVEYIKKKISTIDSPEKSINLFHCLNELGDHSLVEEIQQYLKSGRIKETKLSSTQWSALVFVLLTSEKRLDEFDINKFVGGNNKAENMKVVQKLLLVIKESRSVKLSDCGFTDEGCAALASALRSNPSHLRELSLSENKIGQSVNLLSEVLQDPHCKLERLWLSDCGVTDEGCAALASALRSNPSHLRELDLSENKIGQSVNLLSAVLQDPHCKLETLELSDCGVTDEGCAALASALRSNPSHLRELDLSWNKIGQSVNLLSAVLQDPHCKLEKLELSDCGVTDEGCAALASALGSNPSHLRVLSLSENKIGQSVNLLSDVLQDPHCKLEKLRLSDCGVTDEGCAALASALRSNPSHLRVLSLSENKIGKSVNLLSDVLQDPHCKLEKLELSDCGVTGEGCAALTSALRSNPSNLRDLDLSKNKLGKSGVKLLSDLKDDPHYNLKELKYLSLCYLDVSPVSSGSADGE; from the exons ATGGATGACACACAAACATCCAGAGATGAAGATTTTTCTCCAGGATGCAG TTCAGTTCATCAGAAATCAGAACCAGAGCCCAGTTGTGTGTCTATGAGGAGTGATGGGTCTATGGGTCTGCCTCTAGAGTTCAg TTTAGTTCATCATAAGAAGTCAGAACCAGAGTCCAGCTCTGTGTCTGTGAGGAGTGATGGGTCTATGGGTCTTCCACTAGAGTTCAG GTCAACTCTGCCACCCAGATCAGCTGTAACAAAACTCATCTGTAAAAAGAATGACCATATGAATCAGCTACAGGACTTTAATGAAAGCAG TCATGAAGTCCTCAATACATTTAGATCAAATCTGATGAAGAAGTTTGAGTGTCTGTATGAGGGAACAGCACAGCAGGGAAAcccaacactcctgaatgagaTCTACACAGAGCTCTACATCACAGAGAGTGAGAGTGGAGAGATCAGTAATGAGCATGAGATGAGACAGATTGAGACACAATCCAGGAGAGCAGCAACAGAGGACACACCGATCCAATGCAATGACATCTTTAGACCTTTACCTGGAcaagacaaacccatcagaactgtgctgacaaagggagtcgctggcattggaaaaacagtctctgtgcagaagttcatcctggactgggctgaagggaaaGAGAATCAGGACGTCCAGCTCATATTTCCACTTCCTTTCAGAGAGATCAATTTGATGAAGGACAAAACACTCAGTCTTTCAGATCTTCTTCATGTCTTTTTTCCTGAAACAGAAGAAATGGAAATATTCAGTGACAGATATAAAAtgttgttcatctttgatggtctggacGAGTGTCGTCTtcccttacattttaaaaggaaTGAGACTCTACGAAACTCAGACAAAAAGAAATCAGTGGATGTGCTGCTGATGAACCTCATTGTGGGGaatctgcttccctctgctctcatctggatcacctccagaccagcagcagctgatCTCGTCCCCTCTGAGTGTGTCCATCGAGTGACAGAGGTACGAGGCTTCAATGAGCCACAGAAGGAGGAAtacttcaggaagagaatcagtgatcAGAGTCTGGCCAGTAAAATCATCTCACACCTGAAGTCATCAAGGAGCCTCgacatcatgtgccacatcccagtgttctgctggatctcagccgCTGTTCTAGAGAAGATGTTGAGCGAAGCAGAAAGTGGAGAGATTCCCAAGACTCTcactcaaatgtacacacacttcctgatCCTTCAGACCAACATCAAACATGAGAAGGACTATGAGAAGAAGGTGACAGATAAAGACATGATCCTCAAACTGGGGAAATTGGCTTTTCAGCAGCTTGTGAAAGGCAATGTGATCTTCTATGAGGAAGACCTGAGAGAGTGTGGCATTGATGTGACAGAAGCATCAGTGTACTCAGGATTGTGCACTCAGATTTTCAGAGAGGAGTTTGGCTGGTATCAGGGGAAAGTGTTCTGTTTTGTTCATCTGAGCGTTCAGGAACATCTGTCAGCTCTATATGTGCACCTCTCCTGtacaaacaacaacagaaatGTGTTTGACCAAATTAACAAACATAGTTTGAGGTCTAAAGTTAAAGACAGGTTTCAACACAATTCATCAGAACATGTTTCATTATCTGAGCTGCATCAGAGAGCTGTGAATGAGGCTCTTTGGAGTAAAAATGGACATCTGGACCTTTTCCTGCGGTTTCTTCTGGGTCTGTCAGTGAAGTCTCATCAGATTCTCCTTCAAGGACTAATGAAACAGACAAGAATCAGATCTGACAGAAATAGAGAGAAAACAGTTGAGTACATCAAGAAGAAGATCAGCACCATTGACTCTCCAGAGAaatccatcaatctgttccactgtctgaatgaactggGTGATCATTCACTAGTGGAGGAAATACAACAGTATCTGAAATCTGGAAGAATAAAGGAAACCAAACTCTCCTCAACTCAGTGGTCAGCTTTAGtctttgtgttgttgacatcaGAGAAGAGGCTGGATGAGTTTGATATTAATAAATTTGTTGGAGGAAACAATAAAGCTGAAAATATGAAAGTTGTTCAGAAGCTGCTGCTCGTGATTAAAGAATCCAGATCAGTCAA GTTGAGTGATTGTGGtttcacagatgaaggttgtgctgctctggcttcagctctgagatcaaacccctcacacctgagagaactgagTCTGTCTGAGAATAAAATAGGACAATCGGTGAATCTGTTGTCTGAAGTACTAcaggatcctcactgtaaactggagagacTGTG gttgagtgattgtggagtcacagatgaaggttgtgctgctctggcttcagctctgagatcaaacccctcacacctgagagaactggatTTGTCTGAGAATAAAATAGGACAATCAGTGAATCTGCTGTCTGCTGTACTAcaggatcctcactgtaaactggagacactgga gttgagtgattgtggagtcacagatgaaggttgtgctgctctggcttcagctctgagatcaaacccctcacacctgagagaactggatctgtcGTGGAATAAAATAGGACAATCAGTGAATCTGCTGTCTGCTGTACTACAGGaccctcactgtaaactggagaaactggA gttgagtgattgtggagtcacagatgaaggttgtgctgctctggcttctgCTCTgggatcaaacccctcacacctgagagtaCTGAGTCTGTCTGAGAATAAAATAGGACAATCAGTGAATCTGCTGTCTGATGTACTAcaggatcctcactgtaaactggagaaactgCG gttgagtgattgtggagtcacagatgaaggttgtgctgctctggcttcagctctgagatcaaacccctcacacctgagagtaCTGAGTCTGTCTGAGAATAAAATAGGAAAATCAGTGAATCTGCTGTCTGATGTACTAcaggatcctcactgtaaactggagaaactggA GTTGAGTGATTGTGGAGTCACAggtgaaggttgtgctgctctgacttcagctctgagatcaaacccctcaaaCCTGAGAGATCTGGATCTGTCTAAGAATAAACTAGGAAAATCAGGAGTGAAGTTGCTCTCTGATCTGAAAGATGATCCACATTATAATCTGAAAGAACTAAAATATT tgtctctgtgt TATTTAGACGTTAGTCCAGTTTCCTCAGGATCAGCTGATGGTGAATAA
- the LOC125248272 gene encoding calcium-activated chloride channel regulator 1-like, protein MLLSSSTGITLDGNGYVDVTIAISSRVPQDNTLIDQIKDMVTKGSIHLHQALDKKVYFKEATILVPPHWSSKDFTKQEQSPMKRCEMQANIRIDNANPAYGDEPYTLQYGKCGDEAQYIHFTPNFLRDDKLIKTYGSRGKVLVHEWAHLRWGVYDEYSEIKPFYYSNGCIKATRCSKNIKGQFYDESRQPCQTDPQTLLPTKGCKFFPNKYQNTDSSIMFLPSLDSVSTFCRENEHNYEAPNLQNKKCGKATRTVIFEDSVDKDALRSLKPLLSSPPVPTFKVVQRKHRVVCFVLDVSGSMHGPRMRRLQQAATYFLQNIIEDKASVGIVTFSTNVTTLSPLTTTDNNSARDKLIELLPKVAKGWTYICTQKGQWGCDRDEIIFLTDGEATDDINTCVPAAIESGAIIHTIALGNKTDKALRKMAEKTGGKFITASDDILSNQLLNGFFSLKLPTGDQTKDPVQIDSAGKKTSDWFNGTILVDQTIGTKTSFTITYEKSLPDISIQSPSGSTYKQVQMLHYESAKTVTLKVPGTAQPGDWKYSIQTTISQSLTVTATSQAARADVPPIVVKARINQQFSDGTKPLIVFAEVSQNYRPVIKTEVWATLESESGSAEELQLLDNGAGADAFKDDGVYSRYFTQVKKGRSSLKVRVKNLDGQARFTVQKSGGAPYVPGYVVNGVVELNPPKPPVTEEPLKVGSFTRTATGESFEVAFTGTTPPNFPPNRITDLSAEIQENSVLLSWTAPGEDLDQGTAKSYEIRWSYDLQMLRENFSNGHVVSTAAVSPLEAGSVEQHSFNLSFTIQYGTTLFFAVQSEDKQNAKSETSNIAQASKMLPDSLSSGQPLQSTATRECFEVVFTGTTPPNFPPNKITDLSAEIQEDSVLLSWTAPGEDLDQGTAKSYEIRWSYDLQMLRESFRNGHVVNTAAVSPLEAGSVEQHSFNLSFTIQNGTTLFFAVQSEDKQNAKSETSNIAQASKILPDSLSSGQPLQSTATRECFEVVFTGTTPPNFPPNRITDLSAEVREDSVLLSWTAPGEDLDQGTAKSYEIRWSYDLQILRENFSNGHVVNAAAISPLEAGSAEQHSFNLSFTIQNGTTLFFAVQSEDKQNAKSETSNIAQASKILPDPTPSAISNPGLNLTVLVISLCVVTMVICFVGAVITWSVRHRKALI, encoded by the exons ATGTTGCTGTCGTCCTCCACTGGAATCACACTAGATGGAAATGGTTATGTTGATGTTACCATTGCAATCAGTTCAAGAGTACCACAGGATAACACGCTCATTGATCAAATCAAG GACATGGTCACTAAAGGGTCGATTCATCTTCATCAAGCATTGGATAAAAAGGTTTATTTCAAAGAAGCAACGATACTTGTTCCACCCCACTGGAGTAGTAAGGATTTTACCAAGCAAGAGCAGAGTCCTATGAAAAG ATGTGAAATGCAGGCAAACATAAGAATTGATAATGCTAATCCAGCATATGGTGATGAACCCTACACTCTTCAATATGGTAAATGTGGAGATGAGGCTCAGTACATTCATTTCACCCCAAACTTCCTCCGAGACGACAAACTCATTAAGACTTATGGGTCAAGAG gaAAGGTCTTGGTTCATGAATGGGCTCATCTGAGATGGGGCGTGTATGATGAATACAGTGAAATAAAACCATTCTACTACTCTAATGGCTGTATTAAAGCTACAAG GTGtagcaaaaacattaaaggtcaGTTTTATGATGAATCACGTCAACCGTGCCAGACTGATCCACAAACTTTACTACCGACTAAAGGGTGCAAGTTTTTTCCTAACAAATATCAAAACACAGACAGCTCTATAATGTTCTTACCAAGCCTGGATTCT GTGAGCACATTTTGTCGTGAAAACGAGCACAATTATGAAGCCCCAaacttgcaaaacaaaaaatgtggcAAAGCAACACGGACTGTGATATTTGAAGATTCTGTTGATAAAGACGCACTTCGTTCTCTGAAACCACTGCTGTCCTCTCCACCAGTGCCAACTTTCAAAGTTGTGCAGCGAAAGCATCGGGTTGTTTGTTTCGTCCTTGATGTCTCAGGAAGCATGCAT GGCCCCAGAATGCGTCGACTACAGCAGGCTGCCACATATTTCCTGCAGAACATCATTGAGGATAAAGCCAGTGTTGGAATTGTAACCTTTAGTACTAATGTTACAACTCTGAGCCCCTTGACTACTACTGACAATAATTCGGCACGAGACAAACTCATTGAATTGTTGCCAAAAGTAGCAAAAGGATGGACATACATTT GTACTCAAAAAGGACAATGGGGATGTGATAGGGATGAAATAATTTTTCTGACAGATGGTGAAGCGACGGATGACATTAATACTTGTGTCCCAGCTGCAATTGAAAGTGGAGCCATTATACACACAATAGCTTTGGGTAATAAAACAGATAAAGCACTGAGGAAAATGGCTGAGAAAACTG GGGGGAAATTTATCACAGCCAGTGACGACATTCTCTCTAATCAGCTactgaatggatttttttcACTTAAACTACCAACAGGAGATCAAACAAAAGACCCAGTTCAG ATAGACAGTGCGGGGAAAAAAACATCAGACTGGTTCAATGGGACAATATTAGTGGATCAGACCATTGGTACCAAAACCAGCTTTACAATAACCTATGAAAAAAGTTTACCTGACATTTCCATACAGTCACCAAGTGGTTCAACCTACAAACAAGTACAGATGCTTCACTATGAATCAGCAAAAACAGTCACTTTAAAAGTTCCAGGAACTGCACAG CCTGGAGACTGGAAGTACAGTATCCAAACTACAATAAGTCAGTCTCTGACTGTAACAGCAACGAGTCAAGCGGCGCGAGCTGATGTTCCTCCTATCGTTGTCAAAGCCCGCATAAACCAGCAGTTCAGTGACGGCACTAAACCCTTGATAGTGTTTGCTGAGGTCAGTCAGAATTACAGGCCTGTAATAAAGACCGAAGTGTGGGCTACGCTGGAGTCTGAATCTGGGTCCGCAGAAGAATTACAACTTCTGGACAATGGAGCAG GAGCTGATGCTTTCAAAGATGATGGCGTCTATTCCAGATATTTCACACAGGTGAAAAAAGGGAGAAGCAGCTTGAAAGTAAGAGTGAAGAATCTAGATGGACAAGCCAGATTTACTGTCCAAAAAAGTGGTGGTGCCCCATACGTACCTGGATATGTGGTAAACG GTGTGGTGGAGCTCAACCCTCCAAAGCCTCCAGTTACTGAGGAACCACTCAAGGTTGGAAGCTTTACCAGGACAGCCACCGGAGAGAGTTTTGAGGTGGCTTTTACAGGCACAACCCCACCAAATTTCCCTCCTAACAGAATCACAGATCTGAGTGCTGAGATCCAGGAGAACTCTGTGCTTCTCAGCTGGACGGCTCCTGGTGAGGACCTTGACCAAGGGACAG CTAAATCCTATGAGATCAGGTGGAGCTATGACCTTCAAATGCTTCGAGAAAACTTCAGCAATGGTCATGTAGTCAGCACAGCTGCCGTCTCACCGCTGGAGGCTGGATCAGTTGAACAGCATTCATTCAATCTCAGTTTCACAATCCAATATGGCACCACACTTTTCTTTGCAGTTCAGTCTGAGGACAAACAAAATGCGAAATCTGAAACTTCCAACATTGCTCAAGCTTCAAAGATGCTCCCTGATTCTCTCTCCAGTGGACAGCCACTCCAGTCGACAGCCACCAGAGAGTGTTTTGAAGTGGTTTTTACAGGAACAACCCCACCAAATTTCCCTCCTAACAAAATCACAGATCTGAGTGCTGAGatccaggaggactctgtgcttctCAGCTGGACGGCTCCTGGTGAGGACCTTGACCAAGGGACAG CTAAATCCTATGAGATCAGGTGGAGCTATGACCTTCAAATGCTTCGAGAAAGCTTCAGAAATGGTCATGTAGTCAACACAGCTGCCGTCTCACCGCTGGAGGCTGGATCAGTTGAACAGCATTCATTCAATCTCAGTTTCACAATCCAAAATGGCACCACACTCTTCTTTGCAGTTCAGTCTGAAGACAAACAAAATGCGAAATCTGAAACTTCCAACATTGCTCAAGCTTCAAAGATCCTCCCTGATTCTCTCTCCAGTGGACAGCCACTCCAGTCGACAGCCACCAGAGAGTGTTTCGAGGTGGTTTTTACAGGCACAACCCCACCAAATTTCCCTCCTAACAGAATCACAGATCTGAGTGCTGAGGTCCGggaggactctgtgcttctCAGCTGGACGGCTCCTGGTGAGGACCTTGACCAAGGGACAG CTAAATCCTATGAGATCAGGTGGAGCTATGACCTTCAAATCCTTCGTGAAAACTTCAGCAATGGTCATGTAGTCAACGCAGCTGCCATCTCACCGCTGGAGGCTGGATCAGCTGAACAGCATTCATTCAATCTCAGTTTCACAATCCAAAATGGCACAACACTTTTCTTTGCAGTTCAGTCTGAAGACAAACAAAATGCGAAATCTGAAACCTCTAACATCGCTCAAGCTTCAAAGATCCTCCCTGATCCAACCCCCTCTGCAATATCAAACCCAGGCTTGAATTTGACAGTTCTTGTAATTTCTTTATGTGTAGTAACTATGGTCATATGCTTTGTTGGTGCTGTAATCACATGGTCAGTGAGACACAGAAAAGCTTTGATATAA